The following proteins are co-located in the Trichormus variabilis 0441 genome:
- a CDS encoding U32 family peptidase, producing the protein MKSADLQNPQSSFSRPDILAPAGNWECAKAAVENGADAIYFGLDRFNARMRAQNFTEADLPELMAFLHLRGVKGYVTVNTLIFPQELVQAQQYLRTIIAAGVDAVIVQDVGICRLIRHLSPDFPIHASTQMTITSPAGVEFAKSLGCELVVLARECSLAEINKIQQQIAQRSASLPLEVFVHGALCVAYSGQCLTSEALGGRSANRGECAQACRMPYELTVDGEIIDLGDRKYLLSPQDLAGLEILPDLVKSGVTSLKIEGRLKAPEYVANVTRVYRQALDRVMGQSQRDYVSHQERYDLEMAFSRGLYTGWFQGINNQELVHARFGKKRGVYLGEVSRIRNEEVTIKLEAPVKPGDGVVFDCGHPEAKEEGGRVYGVVQKGKEAVLSFGQGNVNFRRVHVGDKLWKTSDPELDKQLRQSFAGDNPQFQRPIDWEIHGEIGQMLVAIARDELGNIVQVESAISLVAAHTKPLDTERLQEQFGRLGNTPFRLGTLTNHLNGAVMVPVSELNRMRREVVTQLEELRSQPKRWQLRSHVSFQDLLPPLSPQSPQSPSFIVLVRNLKQLQAALQTGVETLYCEFEDPRTYKEAVKLVHEVKLESATPQIFVAPPRITKPGENWILQQVRAANADGYLIRNYDQLEFFAGDICIGDFSLNVANPLTAGYFKQNFGLERLTASYDLNINQLENLLTSCPAQWFEVTIHQHIPMFHMEHCVFCAFLSEGTDYTNCGRPCEKHEVKLRDRVGSEHVLQADAGCRNTVFNGTAQTGAEYVQRLIGLGLIHFRLEFVNETPEQVTKTIQRYRQLLAGEITGSQLWRELKLQNQLGVTRGPLGVAALR; encoded by the coding sequence ATGAAAAGCGCTGACTTACAAAATCCCCAATCCTCTTTTTCACGTCCTGACATCCTCGCACCGGCTGGTAACTGGGAATGTGCTAAAGCTGCTGTAGAAAATGGGGCAGATGCGATTTATTTTGGTTTGGATAGGTTTAACGCCAGAATGCGGGCGCAAAATTTTACTGAGGCAGATTTACCTGAATTAATGGCATTCCTGCACCTGCGGGGTGTGAAAGGTTATGTCACTGTCAATACACTGATTTTTCCCCAAGAATTAGTCCAAGCGCAGCAATATCTCCGCACAATTATTGCTGCTGGTGTGGATGCGGTGATCGTGCAGGATGTGGGTATTTGTCGGCTTATCCGTCATCTGTCACCAGATTTTCCCATTCACGCTTCCACACAAATGACCATCACTAGCCCGGCTGGCGTGGAATTTGCCAAGTCTCTTGGTTGTGAACTGGTAGTACTAGCCCGTGAATGTTCTCTTGCGGAAATTAACAAGATTCAACAGCAGATTGCACAAAGGTCTGCTTCCCTACCCCTAGAGGTTTTTGTTCACGGGGCTTTGTGTGTAGCCTATTCTGGTCAATGTTTGACTAGTGAAGCCTTGGGAGGACGTTCTGCCAATCGTGGTGAGTGCGCCCAGGCTTGCCGAATGCCCTATGAATTAACTGTTGATGGGGAAATTATAGATTTAGGCGATCGCAAATATTTACTTAGCCCCCAAGATTTAGCAGGATTAGAAATTTTGCCTGATTTGGTTAAGTCAGGGGTGACAAGTCTCAAGATTGAGGGACGGTTAAAAGCTCCAGAGTATGTGGCTAATGTTACCCGTGTCTATCGACAAGCATTAGATCGGGTGATGGGACAATCACAAAGGGATTATGTATCACACCAAGAGCGCTACGACTTAGAAATGGCTTTTTCTCGCGGACTTTACACTGGTTGGTTTCAGGGAATTAACAATCAAGAACTAGTTCACGCCAGATTTGGCAAGAAGCGCGGGGTTTACTTAGGTGAAGTCAGCCGTATTCGCAATGAAGAGGTGACAATTAAATTAGAAGCACCTGTGAAGCCAGGGGATGGTGTGGTATTCGATTGTGGGCATCCAGAGGCGAAAGAAGAAGGTGGTCGAGTTTATGGGGTGGTGCAGAAGGGTAAAGAAGCTGTATTAAGCTTTGGTCAAGGTAATGTGAACTTCCGCCGTGTTCATGTAGGAGATAAACTGTGGAAAACTAGCGACCCAGAACTTGATAAACAATTGCGCCAAAGCTTTGCTGGAGATAACCCCCAATTTCAACGTCCCATAGACTGGGAAATTCATGGGGAAATTGGTCAGATGTTAGTGGCGATCGCCCGCGATGAACTCGGTAATATTGTACAAGTAGAGTCAGCAATATCATTAGTTGCAGCCCACACCAAACCCTTAGATACAGAACGGTTACAAGAACAATTCGGTCGTCTTGGTAACACTCCCTTCCGTTTAGGAACCCTCACCAATCACCTCAATGGTGCGGTCATGGTTCCCGTCAGTGAGTTAAATCGGATGCGGCGAGAAGTTGTGACTCAATTAGAAGAATTACGCAGTCAACCCAAACGCTGGCAACTACGTAGTCATGTTTCCTTTCAAGACCTCCTCCCTCCCCTATCTCCCCAATCCCCTCAATCCCCCTCCTTCATTGTTTTAGTCCGCAACCTCAAGCAACTCCAAGCCGCCTTACAAACTGGTGTCGAAACCCTATACTGCGAATTTGAAGATCCCCGCACCTATAAAGAAGCTGTAAAACTAGTACATGAGGTAAAGCTAGAATCCGCCACTCCCCAAATCTTCGTCGCTCCACCCCGCATTACCAAACCAGGCGAAAACTGGATTTTACAGCAAGTCCGCGCCGCCAACGCTGATGGTTATCTGATACGGAACTACGACCAATTAGAATTTTTTGCAGGCGATATTTGCATTGGTGATTTTTCGCTGAATGTTGCCAACCCTTTAACCGCAGGCTACTTTAAGCAAAACTTTGGTTTGGAAAGGCTAACAGCATCCTATGATTTAAATATCAATCAGCTAGAAAACTTACTTACCAGTTGCCCTGCCCAGTGGTTTGAGGTGACAATCCATCAACATATACCCATGTTCCACATGGAGCATTGTGTATTTTGTGCCTTTCTCTCAGAAGGAACTGACTATACCAATTGTGGCAGACCGTGTGAAAAACACGAAGTGAAATTGCGCGATCGCGTGGGTAGTGAACACGTCTTACAAGCAGACGCAGGTTGTCGTAATACTGTATTCAATGGTACAGCCCAAACCGGAGCCGAATACGTACAGCGCTTGATAGGCTTGGGTTTAATTCACTTCCGCCTTGAGTTTGTCAATGAAACACCTGAACAAGTGACTAAAACAATACAGCGTTATCGTCAATTACTGGCAGGTGAAATTACAGGTTCTCAACTGTGGCGAGAGTTAAAACTACAAAATCAGCTAGGTGTAACTCGTGGCCCCTTGGGTGTAGCAGCACTGCGATGA
- a CDS encoding CHAT domain-containing protein, with amino-acid sequence MPSLNLAIARLINTGKDSFAIWVVKAPYPSGYVLRDCAWPAELSQIWQEWQQMFAGHSGIHISSDTKPPLTNSVPGNIVSLPSGQTTGYSSRLMQYLGMNLWRWIFEGPILGSLERSRGIAMGQHTRLRFRLEIRDPDLIALPWEIMQREPGQPAVSLSPDVLFSRTTSEVEALPYLRIDQALKVLLVLGHDQNLQLQTEAAILEKTLLNGGQVAGYGQGYAPCTVKTLIQPTPQELIQELETKAYNVFFYAGHGLPGPDGGLLFLRPGMSLNGIELAQVLTRSALKLAVFNACWGAQPAAINHQAIPASSLAEVLIRHGVPAVLAMRDEIADHESHSFIQAFAEALRSRKPIDEAVAEARQELLTLYKYNQPAWTLPVLYLHPDFDGELIKSFDESVTEMPDTAIPNSNSSMPIASLRSLSPGGRSWFLRTGVTRIGRTKDNDIVIPELSVSKRHAEILCRNNFTGNPARTYYLQDFSTYGTTWFLGSNGWQQILREEVPLKSGMQLKFGSSRGEIWEFIIEDS; translated from the coding sequence ATGCCCTCCCTGAATCTGGCGATCGCCCGTCTCATCAACACTGGCAAAGATAGTTTCGCCATTTGGGTGGTCAAGGCTCCCTATCCCAGTGGCTATGTTTTGCGTGACTGTGCTTGGCCTGCCGAACTCAGTCAAATTTGGCAAGAATGGCAGCAAATGTTTGCCGGTCATAGTGGTATTCACATTTCTTCAGATACGAAACCCCCATTAACAAACTCAGTTCCGGGAAATATAGTCTCCCTCCCCTCCGGGCAAACCACTGGTTATAGTAGTCGCCTCATGCAATACCTGGGGATGAATTTATGGCGTTGGATATTCGAGGGGCCAATTCTGGGGAGTCTGGAACGTAGTCGCGGTATCGCTATGGGTCAACATACACGTTTGCGCTTTCGTCTGGAAATTCGTGACCCAGATTTAATCGCCCTACCCTGGGAAATTATGCAACGGGAACCAGGACAGCCTGCGGTGTCCCTCTCCCCAGATGTATTATTTAGCCGTACAACCAGTGAAGTTGAAGCTTTACCATATTTACGTATCGATCAAGCTTTAAAGGTGCTGCTGGTTCTCGGACATGATCAAAACCTGCAACTGCAAACAGAAGCCGCTATCCTAGAAAAAACCCTGTTAAATGGCGGTCAAGTGGCTGGTTATGGTCAGGGTTATGCACCATGTACAGTCAAAACTCTCATCCAGCCTACACCCCAAGAGTTAATTCAAGAGTTAGAAACAAAAGCATATAATGTATTTTTCTACGCTGGTCATGGTCTACCAGGGCCGGATGGCGGATTGTTGTTCTTGCGCCCAGGAATGAGCCTGAACGGCATAGAACTAGCCCAAGTATTAACCCGCAGCGCTTTGAAGTTGGCCGTATTTAACGCTTGTTGGGGAGCGCAACCAGCCGCTATTAATCATCAGGCTATTCCTGCTAGTAGTTTGGCAGAAGTTTTAATTCGTCATGGTGTGCCGGCAGTTTTGGCGATGCGGGATGAAATCGCTGACCATGAAAGCCACAGTTTTATTCAAGCCTTTGCCGAAGCATTGCGATCGCGCAAGCCCATCGATGAAGCAGTGGCGGAAGCCAGGCAAGAGCTGTTAACACTATATAAGTACAATCAACCCGCTTGGACTTTACCCGTTCTCTACTTACATCCAGATTTTGATGGTGAACTCATCAAAAGTTTTGATGAAAGTGTAACGGAAATGCCCGATACTGCTATTCCTAACTCTAATTCTTCCATGCCGATCGCCTCTTTGCGATCGCTCTCCCCCGGAGGTCGTAGCTGGTTTTTAAGAACTGGTGTCACACGCATCGGTCGGACGAAAGATAATGATATCGTCATCCCGGAACTTTCTGTTTCTAAGCGACACGCCGAAATTTTATGCCGGAATAATTTTACCGGTAATCCAGCCCGCACCTATTATCTCCAAGATTTTTCCACTTATGGTACGACTTGGTTTTTAGGCTCTAATGGTTGGCAACAAATTCTGCGGGAGGAAGTTCCTTTAAAATCAGGTATGCAGTTAAAGTTTGGTAGTTCAAGAGGTGAAATCTGGGAATTTATTATTGAAGATTCTTGA
- a CDS encoding protein phosphatase 2C domain-containing protein: MENDAATLYCPNELCQAANPLTHKFCQRCSTPLPKRYLWVVGDSLSIGSTGEILADRYLIINQSVVLDTKPGLLPQAPDLENTHPIRPYLRLIPYRLNIPQVYGVLPATDGCVQSQVLLLEKSPLFADNLAQQVHLCSEFTDAWRYATSMRQLHWLWQIANLWQPFKSEGVVSSLLNPYLLRVEGPLVRLLELHSDPTTALELPQLGEFWQQLHQEAKPAIAEFVQQISYLLIQGEIKSSEVLVAVLDRGLAELSKSQTPTIQIATKTDTGPSRQRNEDACYPPSGTLLSKPPQPTALAIVCDGIGGHEGGNVASNLAIETVHKQVQQLINVPPDHIEPSLLIADLERAAAVANDKISQRNDSENRQGRKRMGTTLVMALPIAHEMYITHVGDSRAYWITRHGCYQVTLDDDVASREVRLGYAVYREAVQQGGSGSLVQALGMSPSSSLHPTAQRFILDEDGVFLLTSDGLSDFDRVEDYWETEILPILTGEENNIVNVVERLVDIANTKNGHDNVTIALVNCQVKYTEPQITLKAVVPDSTHIKTVNLTSKALQPTLLEAKPEQKTQVVPSNLPNRISKLPLNLIVPLILVATAGVLGYWVMLLRSQYAIPTVTPTRTLPSATQSPKVQQRSLNNLAPGWIIKTNSEITFNQQQVPPESFLEVIDKKFNPQPAPGIYEVYLRLCNPQPASANNLATEPPPPSDQPIKTELAQLKRFAVTVLQPSQDSPCNSVSLPADIPPSAANTPNNPGAAESNNR; this comes from the coding sequence ATGGAAAATGATGCGGCAACGCTCTACTGTCCAAACGAACTTTGTCAGGCTGCGAACCCCCTGACACACAAGTTTTGCCAGCGATGCTCCACACCCTTACCCAAGCGTTATTTGTGGGTGGTGGGAGATAGTCTGAGTATTGGCAGTACAGGAGAAATATTAGCCGATCGCTATTTAATTATCAATCAGTCTGTTGTTTTAGATACTAAACCCGGTTTACTACCCCAAGCGCCCGATTTAGAAAATACCCATCCCATCAGACCTTATCTGCGGCTCATCCCCTATCGGTTAAATATCCCCCAAGTGTATGGGGTGCTGCCGGCAACCGATGGGTGCGTCCAAAGTCAAGTTTTATTGTTAGAAAAATCTCCTTTGTTCGCAGACAATTTAGCTCAACAGGTGCATTTGTGTAGCGAATTTACCGATGCTTGGCGCTACGCTACATCAATGCGCCAACTACATTGGCTGTGGCAAATTGCCAATCTTTGGCAACCTTTCAAGAGTGAAGGCGTTGTATCTAGCCTACTCAACCCGTACCTGTTGCGGGTGGAAGGACCATTAGTGAGGTTGTTGGAGCTGCATTCTGACCCCACAACAGCCCTAGAATTGCCACAATTGGGTGAATTTTGGCAACAACTACACCAGGAAGCCAAACCAGCCATAGCAGAATTTGTTCAGCAAATTAGTTATTTGCTCATTCAAGGCGAAATCAAATCCTCAGAGGTACTAGTTGCTGTTTTAGACAGAGGATTGGCAGAACTCAGCAAATCACAAACGCCTACTATTCAAATCGCTACCAAAACTGACACTGGCCCCAGCCGTCAACGGAACGAAGATGCTTGTTATCCTCCCAGTGGCACATTACTGAGCAAACCACCCCAACCAACGGCCTTAGCTATTGTTTGTGATGGCATTGGTGGACATGAGGGCGGCAATGTTGCCTCTAATTTAGCAATTGAAACTGTCCACAAGCAGGTACAACAACTGATAAATGTACCACCAGACCATATCGAACCATCGCTGTTGATAGCTGATTTAGAACGGGCAGCAGCCGTTGCCAACGACAAAATTAGTCAGCGCAACGACAGCGAAAATCGCCAAGGACGAAAACGTATGGGTACAACCTTGGTGATGGCTTTACCTATTGCCCACGAAATGTATATTACCCACGTCGGCGACAGTCGCGCCTATTGGATTACCCGTCACGGTTGTTATCAAGTTACCCTTGATGACGATGTGGCATCACGGGAAGTGAGATTAGGCTACGCAGTGTATCGTGAAGCAGTACAACAAGGCGGTTCAGGCTCCCTCGTGCAAGCTTTAGGTATGAGTCCTAGTAGTTCACTACATCCCACAGCCCAAAGATTTATCCTCGATGAAGATGGGGTATTTCTGTTAACTTCCGATGGGTTAAGTGATTTCGACCGTGTGGAAGACTATTGGGAAACGGAAATCTTACCAATTCTCACGGGTGAAGAAAATAATATAGTTAACGTGGTTGAGCGATTGGTAGACATTGCTAACACGAAGAATGGACATGATAATGTGACGATCGCTCTAGTTAACTGTCAAGTCAAATACACCGAACCACAGATAACTCTAAAGGCAGTTGTTCCCGACAGCACTCATATCAAAACTGTCAATTTGACATCAAAAGCGCTACAGCCAACCTTACTAGAGGCTAAACCAGAACAAAAAACTCAAGTGGTTCCCAGCAACTTACCTAATAGAATCAGCAAACTGCCCCTAAATCTCATCGTGCCGTTAATTTTGGTGGCAACAGCTGGTGTCTTGGGATATTGGGTAATGTTACTGCGATCGCAATATGCCATTCCCACAGTCACCCCAACGAGGACTTTACCATCAGCCACCCAGAGTCCCAAAGTACAGCAGCGATCGCTAAATAATCTCGCACCTGGATGGATAATTAAAACTAACAGTGAAATCACTTTCAATCAACAACAAGTACCCCCAGAAAGTTTTTTAGAAGTGATTGATAAAAAATTCAATCCTCAACCTGCTCCAGGGATTTATGAAGTATACCTACGTCTTTGTAACCCCCAGCCAGCTAGCGCTAATAATTTAGCTACAGAACCTCCGCCACCTTCAGACCAGCCAATCAAAACGGAATTAGCTCAACTGAAACGATTTGCTGTGACAGTTTTACAACCCAGTCAAGATAGCCCTTGTAATAGTGTTTCTCTACCAGCAGACATCCCACCCTCAGCAGCCAATACTCCTAACAATCCAGGTGCAGCTGAATCAAATAATCGATAA
- a CDS encoding YdcF family protein, producing the protein MRRKFNRNSSVPTREDIRKKWRLIQKLVGVLCLVLGGWLIITTITLVFASSQPPDAFFVLGGSIRREIYIAQIAKQYPQIPILISQGSPDPCIKLIFEREAADLSNVWLEKCANSTFENFYYGVPILKSWGVHKVRLITSPTHLPRAKWMAQILLGSRGIWVEVEVVKETGVPGNRESWIKTGLDVTRSILWAGLSQIIQPQCPKVMQLSKVNMSTWQSRGFKCEYQGDLRM; encoded by the coding sequence ATGAGGCGCAAATTCAACAGAAATTCATCAGTCCCTACAAGGGAAGACATAAGGAAAAAGTGGCGATTAATACAAAAACTTGTGGGGGTTTTATGTCTGGTGCTTGGCGGTTGGCTAATCATCACCACTATAACCCTAGTTTTTGCTTCTTCCCAGCCTCCAGATGCCTTTTTTGTCCTTGGCGGTAGTATTAGACGGGAAATTTATATTGCCCAAATAGCCAAACAATATCCACAAATCCCCATTTTAATTTCCCAAGGTTCTCCAGACCCATGTATCAAGCTAATTTTTGAGCGTGAGGCGGCAGATTTGTCTAATGTTTGGCTGGAAAAGTGTGCCAATTCCACCTTTGAAAATTTCTACTATGGAGTACCGATATTAAAAAGTTGGGGAGTACATAAAGTCAGACTAATTACTTCACCCACTCATTTACCAAGAGCTAAATGGATGGCACAGATTCTTTTAGGCTCTCGTGGTATTTGGGTAGAAGTTGAGGTCGTTAAAGAAACTGGTGTTCCTGGTAATCGGGAGTCTTGGATCAAAACAGGGTTAGATGTCACCCGTAGCATATTATGGGCTGGCTTGAGTCAAATCATTCAGCCACAATGCCCAAAAGTTATGCAACTGAGCAAAGTAAATATGTCAACTTGGCAAAGTCGAGGTTTTAAGTGTGAATATCAAGGGGACTTGAGGATGTGA
- a CDS encoding NAD(P)H-quinone oxidoreductase subunit M → MENATLLKSTTRHIRIFAAEIDRDGELVPSNQVLTLDIDPDNEFNWNEDALQKIYRKFDELVEASSGADLTDYNLRRIGSDLEHYLRSLLQKGEISYNLSARVTNYSLGLPQVAVEDK, encoded by the coding sequence ATGGAAAACGCAACGCTGCTCAAGTCTACAACCCGACACATCCGCATTTTTGCAGCAGAAATTGACCGGGATGGTGAACTAGTTCCCAGCAATCAGGTCTTGACCTTGGATATCGACCCGGACAACGAGTTCAACTGGAATGAAGATGCTTTGCAAAAGATTTATCGCAAGTTCGATGAATTAGTCGAAGCCTCAAGCGGTGCAGACCTGACAGACTACAACTTACGCCGCATTGGGTCAGACTTAGAACATTATCTGCGATCGCTCCTCCAAAAAGGCGAAATCAGCTACAATCTCTCTGCTCGCGTCACTAACTACAGCTTAGGGCTTCCTCAAGTGGCCGTTGAGGATAAATAG
- a CDS encoding glycosyltransferase: MNHQQNDPTTANSFLPMVSVVVPIYNGEADLPELISCFVSQTYPPERVEYLLVDNNSSDRTLSFIEKSAANSPINIRPLSENKIQSSYAARNIGIRSAVSEIVVFTDADCRPQPQWLNSLIQPFVNPEVVIVAGEITALPGKNLLEKHADRQDTLSQKHTLANSFCPYGQTANLAIRRTAFTQAGLFRPYLTTGGDADICWRILRSNIGSLEFAPDAIVQHRHRATLKELASQWRRYGRSNRYLHELHGVNLMPDISLKDIGYRLTRWLIKELPRDIAKAIAGKADLVDVFNTPISLFTARARAVGQRDAQLPEQAKTIEWL; the protein is encoded by the coding sequence ATGAATCATCAGCAAAATGATCCAACCACCGCCAACAGCTTTTTGCCAATGGTATCGGTGGTTGTTCCTATTTATAACGGTGAGGCAGATTTACCAGAGTTAATCAGCTGTTTTGTATCTCAAACCTATCCCCCAGAAAGGGTAGAATACTTATTGGTAGATAATAACAGCAGCGATCGCACCCTCTCCTTCATAGAAAAATCTGCGGCTAATTCCCCAATTAATATTCGTCCCCTCAGCGAAAATAAAATTCAAAGCTCCTACGCGGCGCGTAACATAGGAATCCGGTCTGCTGTCAGTGAAATTGTGGTGTTCACAGATGCTGATTGCCGTCCCCAACCCCAATGGCTGAATTCACTAATTCAACCTTTTGTCAATCCAGAAGTGGTAATTGTTGCAGGTGAAATCACTGCTTTACCAGGAAAAAACTTATTAGAAAAACACGCAGACCGCCAAGATACGCTCTCACAAAAGCACACCCTCGCTAATAGCTTTTGTCCCTACGGTCAAACGGCTAACCTAGCAATCAGACGCACTGCCTTTACTCAAGCAGGGTTATTCCGTCCCTATCTGACTACTGGCGGTGATGCAGATATTTGCTGGCGAATTTTGCGGTCAAATATTGGTAGTTTAGAATTTGCCCCAGATGCCATTGTCCAGCACCGTCACCGTGCCACACTTAAGGAGCTAGCCAGTCAATGGCGACGCTACGGACGCTCCAATCGCTATCTGCACGAACTACATGGTGTAAACTTAATGCCTGATATCAGCCTCAAAGATATCGGCTACCGTTTAACACGTTGGTTAATTAAAGAATTACCACGGGACATCGCCAAAGCGATCGCAGGTAAAGCCGACTTGGTAGATGTATTCAATACTCCCATTAGTCTGTTCACAGCTAGAGCGCGTGCAGTCGGACAACGGGATGCCCAACTACCAGAACAGGCTAAGACCATTGAATGGTTGTAG
- a CDS encoding Npun_R1517 family heterocyst differentiation transcriptional regulator, which translates to MNSKALPRQINNIEVGVYECEIHLKFRLVEEKSLLGDREQLMQILLDALTEGSDDFLEMLQASVKAQEVSEFKASPQMRRQLMRLRNAVDTNQ; encoded by the coding sequence ATGAACTCGAAAGCATTACCACGGCAAATAAATAATATAGAAGTCGGTGTCTATGAGTGCGAAATACATCTCAAATTCCGGTTAGTTGAGGAAAAAAGCTTGTTGGGCGATCGCGAACAACTGATGCAGATCCTGCTAGATGCTTTAACTGAAGGGTCGGATGACTTTTTAGAGATGCTACAAGCGTCTGTAAAAGCACAAGAAGTTTCTGAGTTTAAAGCATCACCTCAAATGCGTCGTCAATTGATGCGTTTACGTAATGCTGTTGATACTAATCAATAG
- the ctpB gene encoding carboxyl-terminal processing protease CtpB, translating into MNSSAKHHSLLQVAMIGGAIATTATISVFGPAWTRSVRAALQDSPKAVIDQVWQLVNNEYVDGKFNQQDWLAVRKSLLSKDYSSKEEAYVAIREALQRLNDPYTRFMDPKQFEVLTSQTSGEVSGIGIRMELNEITKRLTVLEAIENSPALKAGIKAGDEILAIDGKPTQQMKVDDASKLIRGKEGTAITLRLGRTGNSAFDLKLTRAKIEVPTVSYNLKQEGSRRVGYIRLREFSAHAAEQMARAIRNLNGQKVDSYVLDLRGNPGGLLQASIEIARMWLDDGGIVRTVNRQGFNEDTKANRTALTKLPLAVLVDGNSASASEILTGALKDNKRAVVIGGQTFGKALVQSVHELPDGSGLAVTIAHYYTPNGTDINHKGITPDIKLELTDAQERQLANNPKLIATQNDPQYARAIAVLSGNTFARPPLNQTNQPMSLGANELKF; encoded by the coding sequence ATGAACTCATCTGCGAAACATCACTCGCTGCTCCAGGTTGCTATGATTGGAGGAGCGATCGCTACAACAGCGACTATATCCGTATTTGGCCCAGCTTGGACTCGTAGCGTTCGTGCCGCCTTACAAGATAGTCCTAAAGCGGTAATAGACCAAGTATGGCAATTAGTAAATAACGAATATGTTGATGGCAAGTTTAATCAACAAGATTGGCTGGCAGTTAGAAAAAGTTTATTAAGCAAAGATTATTCATCTAAAGAAGAAGCTTACGTGGCAATTCGGGAAGCCCTACAAAGGCTGAACGATCCATATACCAGGTTTATGGACCCCAAGCAGTTTGAAGTCCTCACCAGTCAAACATCTGGGGAAGTATCTGGTATAGGTATCCGCATGGAGTTGAACGAAATAACCAAGCGGCTGACTGTCCTAGAAGCCATAGAAAACTCTCCAGCCTTGAAAGCGGGGATTAAAGCAGGTGATGAAATCCTAGCAATTGACGGCAAACCCACCCAGCAAATGAAAGTGGATGATGCCTCTAAATTAATTCGCGGTAAAGAAGGCACCGCTATTACTTTACGTCTAGGACGTACTGGAAACAGTGCCTTTGATTTGAAGCTCACCAGAGCCAAAATAGAAGTACCAACTGTTTCCTACAACCTGAAGCAAGAAGGTAGCAGACGGGTTGGTTACATCCGCTTACGGGAGTTCAGCGCCCACGCCGCCGAGCAAATGGCACGAGCTATCCGCAATTTGAACGGACAAAAAGTAGATTCTTATGTATTAGATTTGCGGGGAAACCCTGGTGGTTTATTACAGGCGAGTATTGAAATTGCTCGGATGTGGTTAGATGATGGTGGCATTGTCCGTACCGTTAACCGTCAGGGATTTAACGAAGATACAAAAGCTAACCGGACTGCTTTAACAAAACTTCCCTTGGCCGTATTGGTAGATGGTAACTCAGCTAGCGCCAGTGAGATTCTGACAGGTGCGCTCAAGGATAATAAACGAGCTGTAGTGATTGGTGGTCAAACCTTTGGCAAAGCTTTAGTCCAGTCAGTTCATGAATTACCCGATGGTTCAGGTTTGGCAGTGACGATCGCTCACTACTATACCCCCAACGGTACAGACATCAACCATAAAGGTATTACACCAGATATCAAACTGGAGTTAACCGACGCACAGGAACGCCAACTAGCCAACAATCCCAAACTAATTGCTACTCAAAACGATCCGCAATATGCCCGTGCGATCGCGGTATTATCTGGCAATACCTTTGCTCGCCCTCCCCTCAATCAAACTAATCAACCAATGAGTCTGGGTGCTAATGAGTTGAAGTTTTAA
- a CDS encoding response regulator transcription factor, producing MSAQLLLVDDEPGLREAVKDYLQESGFSVQVASNAREGWDLMQQSTPDLVISDVMMPQVDGYQFLKQLREDPRFQSLPVVFLTAKGMTSDRIQGYQAGVDAYLPKPFDPDELVAIIENLLTRRNSKPPKTTEEGETPDIAELANQIAQIKALLTQRNAISQSPAPFKIDLTPREQSVLNLVAEGLMNKEIARRLETSVRNVEKYVSRLFSKTGTNSRTELVRFALEHGLAK from the coding sequence ATGTCAGCACAATTGTTACTGGTAGATGATGAACCCGGATTGAGAGAAGCCGTCAAAGACTACTTGCAAGAAAGTGGTTTTAGCGTTCAAGTCGCCAGTAATGCCCGTGAGGGTTGGGATTTGATGCAGCAAAGCACACCAGACCTCGTAATTTCTGATGTGATGATGCCTCAGGTAGATGGGTATCAATTTCTCAAGCAATTGCGCGAAGACCCCCGATTTCAATCACTCCCCGTGGTATTTTTAACAGCTAAAGGGATGACGAGCGATCGCATCCAAGGATATCAAGCTGGCGTTGATGCTTATCTACCTAAACCCTTCGACCCAGATGAACTGGTAGCGATCATCGAAAACTTACTTACCCGCCGCAACAGCAAGCCTCCAAAAACCACCGAAGAAGGCGAAACACCAGATATAGCCGAACTAGCCAATCAAATTGCTCAAATCAAAGCTTTATTAACTCAAAGGAATGCAATTTCCCAGTCACCTGCTCCTTTTAAAATTGACCTCACTCCCAGAGAACAGAGCGTTTTAAACTTGGTAGCTGAAGGACTAATGAACAAGGAAATCGCCCGCCGTCTCGAAACCAGCGTGCGTAACGTCGAAAAATACGTCAGTCGTTTGTTCAGTAAAACAGGAACTAACAGCCGTACTGAGTTAGTTCGTTTTGCCTTGGAACACGGTCTAGCCAAATAA